In Oxalobacteraceae bacterium OTU3CINTB1, the sequence CGAAGCCGGCATCGCCTACGCCCAGCAAACGGGCGGCATGGGCGTGAAGATCGGCCCCGGTCCGAGCGCCGCGCTGCGCCGCCTCGCCTCGCCGCAGGAACTGCGCGCGCAGCTGGTGCAAGCGGCCACTACCCTGCCTCATGGAGACACGCAATGACCAGCACAGCAACCGACACCAATTCCGCCGCACACACCAATCCGAACGAAGCCGCGCCCGGCAAACCGGTGACGCCCGAAGCGTCGCTGAACTGCGGCGTCATCGGCAACTGTTCCTACAACGCGCTGGTCGACCGTAGCGGCAACATCGTCTGGTGCTGCCTGCCGCGCTTCGACGGCGATCCGGTATTCAACGCGCTGCTGGACAATTCCGAGAACGGCAGCGTCTGGAGCATCGAGCTGGAGAACTGCGTCAAGACCGAGCAGTTCTACGATCCCAACACGGCCGTGCTGCGCACCCGCCTGATGGACGCCGACAACCATGGCATCGAGATCACCGACTTCGCGCCGCGCTTCACCAGCCGCGACCGCATGTTCCGGCCGCTGATGCTGATACGCCGCATTCGCATCCTCAACAGCGCGGTGCGCATCCGCGTGCGGCTGCGTCCGCGCTTCGACTGGGGCCGCGAGGCGCCGGAGATCACGCGCGGCAGCCACCACATCCGCTATGTCGGCTCGGACCAGACCTTGCGCCTGAACACGGATGCATCGCTCAGCCACCTGCTGTCGGAGACCTGGTTCCTCGCCAACAGCTCGCTGAACTTCATGCTGGGACCGGATGAAACCCTGAACGACGGCATCGAGGACGTCTGCCGCCGCTTCGAAAAGGAAACCATCAACTACTGGCGCAACTGGAGCCGCCGGCTGGCGCTGCCGTACGAGTGGCAGGACGTGGTGATCCGCGCGGCCATCACGCTGAAAATGTCGCTGTACGAGGACACCGGCGCCATCATCGCCGCCATGACTACCAGCATCCCGGAAGCGCCCGGCAGCGCGCGCAACTGGGACTACCGCTTCTGCTGGCTGCGCGACGCCTTCTTCGTCGTGCGCGCACTCAACAGCATTTCCGAGGTGGGCACGATGGAGGAGTACCTGCGCTGGCTGAGCAACATCGTCGCCAGCTCCAAGGGCGGGCATATCCAGCCGCTGTACGGCATCGGCCTGGAGGAATCCCTGCCCGAATCGACGTTGGACCACTTGCCCGGCTATCGCGGCCACCAGCCGGTACGGGTCGGCAACCAGGCGCAGGAGCACTTCCAGCATGACGTCTACGGCAATGTGGTGCTGGGGGCGGCGCAGGCCTTCCTCGACCATCGTTTGCTGAACCGCGCCGGCGTGGCCGAGTTCGCGCATCTGGAGGCGGTTGGCGAGCAAGCCTTCCGCGTCCACGACCAGCCGGACGCCGGCATGTGGGAGTTGCGCACGCGCGCCCGCGTGCACACCTCGTCGATGCTGATGAGCTGGGCCGCTTGCGACCGCCTGGCCAAGATCGCCCACGTGCTGGAGTTGCCGGAGCGCGCGGCGCACTGGCAGGCGCGCGCCGAGCAAATCCGCGAACCGCTGCTGCGCGATTCGTGGAGCGAGAAGCGCCAGGCCTTCTGCGAAAGCCTGGGTGGCGAGGACCTGGACGCCAGCGTGCTGCTGATGGCCGAGGTGAACTTCATCGATCCGAAGGACCCGCGCTTCGTCAAGACCGTGGAGGCGCTGGAGAAGTCGCTGTGCGACGGCCCGTACATGCGCCGCTACGAGGCGCCGGACGATTTCGGCAAGCCGGAGACGGCGTTCAACATCTGCACCTTCTGGCGCATCGACGCGCTGGCGCGGATCGGCCGCAAGGAAGAGGCGCGCGAGATCTTCGAGACCATGCTCAAGGCGCGCAACCATCTGGGCTTGCTGTCCGAGGACACGCATCCGGACACCGGCGAAATGTGGGGAAATTTCCCGCAGACGTATTCGATGGTGGGGTTGATCAACTGTGCAATGCGCTTGTCGGCGCCATGGGACAGCGTGGTGTAAGCGGAGGTTTACGGCGCCTTGGGCAACCTGCCCAGCACCGCCTCGATCGCATCGAAATCCACCGGCTTGGTCAAATGCTCGACAAAGCCGGCCTCTTTGGACAAGGTGCGGTCGTTCTCCGCGCCCCACCCGGTCAACGCGATCAGCGCCATGCCGTCGAGCGCCGGTTTTTTACGCAGCGCCTGCGCCAGCTCGTAGCCGTTCAGGTTGGGCATGCCGATATCGATCAACCCGACCTCCGGTATCCAATCCTCCACCACCTCCAGCGCCTCGATGCCGTCGTTGGCGACGCGGATGCTGTGCCCTTTGAACTCCAGCAAACTCGCCAGCGTCTGCGCCGCGTCGGCGTTGTCGTCCACCACCAGTATCCTCAACATGTCGGTGCGCAGCGGCGCCGCCAGCTGATCGCCCACCGCATGCCCGGCCTCCACCGTCACGCTCAATGGCAAACGAATGGTGAACGTGGTGCCGCCGCTATGGGTCCCGCCACTGGCGACGCTGATGCTACCGTCATGCATTTCCAGCAGCCGCTTGACCAGCGACAGGCCGATTCCCAGGCCGCCGTGCGACAGATCCATATTCCTGCCGACCTGGTTGAACATGTCGAAGATGAACGGCTGCGACGCCTCCGGAATACCGACGCCGTTGTCCTCGACCGCGATGACGATCTGCCCGCCCTCCTGCACCGCGCTCAGATCGATCCGGCCGCCGGGCGGCGTGTACTTGGCCGCGTTGTTGAGCAGGTTGCCCAGCACCTGCACCATGCGGGTGGGGTCGACCAGCAGCTCGATCTCCTCGTCGGGCATGACGACATACAGGCGATGGCGGGCGTTCTCGATCATCGGCGCGTTGGCCTCCACCGCCGCCGAGACGATGCTTTGCAGGGAGACGCGCTCCTTCTTCAAATCGATCTTGCCGCCGTTGATGCGGGCGATATCGAGCAAATCGTCGACCAGCCGCACCATGTGCGTGACCTGCCGGTCCATCATGTCGCGCATGCGCTCGACCATCTGCGGATTGGCGCCGCTGAGCTTGAGGATATCGAGGCCGCTGCGGATCGGCGCCAGCGGATTGCGCAACTCGTGCGCAAGCACCGCCAGGAACTCGGTCTTGCGGCGGTCTACTTCGGACAGGTCGGCCGCCAGCCTGCGCAGGCGCGCCTCGTTCTCCTTGCGCACACTGACGTCGGTAAACAGCAGCGCCACCTTGCGGCTGTCGGCGTCGCCGACGCGGCTGGCGTAGCCTTCGAACCAGCGACCGCTGGACTGCGCCTGGTTCTCGAAGCGCACCGGCTGTCCGGTCACCGCCACTTGCGCATAGGTGTCGATCCAGTATGATCCGATATGCGGAACCACCTCCTTGATGGTCTTGCCGACGACATCGCCCAGGCCGTAGATCGCGATCCCCGCCGGATTCATCTCCAGTACCCGGTAATCGACCGCCTCGCCGGCCTCGTCGAAGATCATGTCAATCACGCAAAAGCCCTGGTCCATCGAATCGAACAGGTTGCGGTAGCGCTCCTCGCTGCGTTGCACCTGCCGATAGAGTTCGCGCAAGCGCTCGTCGTCGGCACGTCCGCGCACGAGTTTTTCATTGAGCAGCGCGAGCTCGGCGTCCACCGCGCGGTCGACCAGCTCCCGCACCTTCTTGCCGACGTAGAGAAAGAATATGCCGACTACAACAAACAGCGCCAGTGAAACCTGGTCGCGCACGGAACCGACATACAGGCTGCCCAGCGGCAGAAAGATCGAACAACCGTAAAGAAAACCGGCGAGCAACACGATTGCGGCAGGACCGCTGCCCAACACCGCAGCCGCCAGCGCCACCAGCGGCACGAACAGCAAAAAGGGAATCCGGTTGCCGACGATAAAAGACACGCCGATCTGCAATGTGAAAGCAAATAGTGACAGGCCGGCACCCACGGCGTAGCGCAGCGCAGTTGGAAGTTTTTTTGCGAGAAGCAGCATCGGGGAGCCCTTGGTTTTCCCTATCATACCAAGCGACAACCCCGGCCAGTAAAACTGGCTGGACTTTAACGGCTATAGCTCAAGTTTCCCCCGGCTGCGTCATGCGCCAGCGCAAACATCTTGCTGATTACTTCTTGGCCGGCTCGGGCTTCGAGCCGAACCGCACCTGCGTCGCCTGTTTCAGCGCGGCGGCGCAGTCGACCGCTTCCACATTGCCGGGATTAATCAACGGCACCACCGCCGCCAGCGGATTGATGATGCCCAGCGCCACGGCGGCGCCGGCCTTGAGCGCCAGCGGTCCCTTGGCCACGCCGACGTCCGGATTGGAGAACGTGCCCCGCGCGTACAGCGGCGTGCGCAGCGAAATGATGCGCACGCCCTTGGTCTTCGGCTTGACGTCGAGGTTCAGGCGCTCGTTGGCCAGATCGATGCTGCCGGTGACGTCGACGACGGCCTCGTCGGTGTCGACGACGAAGCGCCGCGTTTGCGCCTGGCCCTTCTCGACGACGAAATCGCTGGCCACGCAGTTCAGCTGCACCTGCTTGTCGCCGAACATTTTGACGAAAACGGCGTTGGCGATGTTCAGGCCGGCCGCCTCGAGCACGAACTTGCTGACCGAGCCCTCGCTGACGGTCGCGCCCAGTTCGCCGCTGGCGGTCGCCAGCATCGACGACACCGAGTTGCCGGTGCCGGCTAGCGCGGCGTCGCCGTTGACCTCGCCCACGCTGGCCTGCATCGCCTGCAATTTCGGGAACAGCTGGCGGATCTTCAGGTGGCGCGCGGCCAGCTTGATCTGCGCCTGGATCGGATTCTTGCCGCCGTCGAGCGTGATGTTGGAGGTGACGTTGCCGCCGGCCATGCCGAAGTTCAGCGGCGTCAGCGTCAATACCTTGTTCTTCATGCGGATCTGGGTTTCGATATTCTCCAGCGGAATATCGTGCGTGCGCACCAGCTTCTTGCCGGAGAATTTGACGTCGGCGTCGAGCGCGTCCCACTTGGCGGTATTGAATTGTTCGACCGGCAGCGCCTTGCCCGCCGGCTGGTTCGGTTTCTTGTCGCGCGCGGCCTTGTCGGCGTTGCTCTCGGCGCCAATGCTCGGCCCCAGGTCGGCCAGCCGCAGCTGGTTGGAGGTCAGCGTGCCGGTCAGCAGTGGACGAGGCTTACGCGGACTGTAGCTCAAGGTGCCGTGCAGGTCGCTGCCGCCGACGGTGCCGGTGAAGTTGCGGTAGGTCCAGTTCCACACGGCGCCCTCCTTCTTGCCGCCCAGGCGGCCGGTGGTGGCGTAGGCGGGCGTCTCCGGCAGCAGCACGCCGGTCAGCGGATACAGGTCCGCCATGCTGGCGCCGGCCAGCGACAGTTTCAGGTCGATGCCGGACAGCGAGCGCGGATCGGTCAAGGTGCCTTCGATGGCGATCTTGTTCTTGCCCGCCATGGCGTTGGCCTGAATCGGGAAGGTGTTGTGTTCGTCCTGCAGCGACAGCACCGCGCCGGTTTTGCCGCCCCCGGTCACCGGCGCGCCGCGATACGTGCCGCCCAGTTCGAAGCGCAGGCCGTAGGGGCTGCCAGTGCGGTTGTCGCCGGCCTGGGCGGTGGTCTTGCCAGCGGACCGGTCGGCCGGCTTCTCATCGGCTTTGTCGTCGGCCGTGGCGTCGGCGTCGTTCGGATTGATCGTGGTCGCCTTCGCGCGCAGGTCCAGCTTGATGCCGTCGTCGAGGTAGCGCAGGCTGCCCTCGCGGAACGCCAGGCGGCGGATGTCGACCTCCCACTCCGACGGGCCGTTATCCTTGAAGGTCCAGGTATTGCTGCCGTCGGCGCGGCGCTGGGCCGCCACCTCCAGCTTGTCCAGTTCCAGGTTGGTGATCACCACTTCCTTGTGCAGCAGCGGCAGCGTGTGCATCGCCACGACGATATTGCCCACGCTGGCCAGGCGCGGACCGGTGGTGGTCCAGGACGGATTGACGACATACACATCCTTGGCGCTGATTTCGGGGCGCGGCACATAACGGCGCCATCCCGGCTCGGCCGGATCGCCCTGGCGGAAGCGCACATCCAGGTCGCCCTTGATGGCGAACTCGCGCCCGATGGTCTGCGACACCTTGTCGTTGATGTAGGGACGGGCGCGGTTCCAGTCGAACGTCAGCACGAAGATGACGAGTGCCACCAGCAGCACCAGCAGTGCGGCGAGGAAATAGTAAACAATGGTCAGTGGGCGCGATCTTCTCATGCGGTCCATGCTACGCCTCGATCACGCCAGGTTATGTGAGCTACTCAACAAAACCGGCAAATCCGCCGGCAGGGCGGCGCGCGCTGGCGGCATAGCGCAGCAAGGTGTCGCCGAAGCCGCCGCTGGCCTTGGGGTCGCGGCGCGCGCTCGTCACCACGCGCGGCGCCGAGCTCCAGGCGAAACGCGCACCGCAGCGCTCCAGCGCCGCCACCAGCGCCACATCCTCGCCGCAGGCCAGCGCCTCGAAGCCGCCGGCCCGCAGATAGGCCGCCGCCGACACGCCCAGGTTGGCGCCGTGGATGTGGCGGTGGCCGTCGGCGTCGGTGTAGCCAAGGTGGAAGTGGCGGCGCAGCGCCTCGGCGTCGTCCAGGTGCGGCGACCAGTCGTCGACCGCGATGGTGCCGCAGACGACATCGACGTCCAGGCCCAGTTGCACCGCCAGCCACGCCGGCGAGACGCGCGTGTCGGCGTCGGTGAAGGCGAGCCAGCGGGCGCCGAGCGCCAGCAAACACGCGGCGCCGGCCGCGCGGGCCGCGCCGACGTTGCGGAATGCGACCACGAGGCCGCCGACCACGCAACAATCCTGCACGCGATGGCGCGCATGGCGCTCGACGATCGCGCGCGAGCCGTCGCTGCAGCTGTCGAGCACCACCATGACATGCACCGGCTCGCCGCCCAGCGCGCCATCGCCGGCGGCGACGCGGATCGCCCCCAGGCACTGTTCCAGTTCGCGCTCCTCGTTGTGGGCCGGGATGATCACGCCGATCATCAGGCCAGGCCCTCTTGCTGCGCCACCGAGTCGGCGCTGCCGGACCAGACGTCGAGCAGGAAGTCGTCCTCGCTGTGGCGCAGCAGGCGATGCAGGCCCGGCGTGGCGTCGAACACGGTGTGCACGCTGTCGGTGTTCAGGCGGCGGTCGGCGAACGGCCGGCGCCAGTGGCACATGACCAGGGTGCCGCCGTCGGCCAGCCCATCGACGCAGCACTGGCGCAGCCGCAGCAAGGCCGGTTCGTCGAGATAGTAGGCCATCTCGCTGATGACGATCAGGTCGAACGAGGCGTCGGCCGGCCAATCCTGCGGAATATGCTGCTGGCGGATCGTCACGCGCGCGGCGTCGCTTGGGTCCTCGCGCAGCATGCGCCGGCGCGTCAGCACCACCGCCTCGGCCGACAGGTCGCTCGCCAGCAAGCGCTCGGCGCGGTGGGCCAGCGCCGCCGTCAGCTCGCCGTTGCCGCAGGCCGGTTCGAACGCGCTGCGGTAGCGCTGGCGCGGCAGGGAGGCCAGCAGGATGTCGCGCTTGCGCTGCTCGTACCAGCGCTGGCGCACTTTCCACGGATCGGCGTCCTGCTGGTACAACTGCTGGAAGTGCGCGAGCGGATCGAAGTCGGAGGGTAGTGAGGTCGTCATGTGAAGTAGATTTCGTAGGGATGCAGCAAGCGCGCCAGCACATGCGGCGGCAGGATGGCCGGCTGGCCGGTGGACGGATCGTCGTGCAGCTGGCTGGTGAAGCAATCGACCGCCGCGCGCTTGCGCCGCAGTTCATCCTCGCCCAGCGCCAGGCGGCGCGCGCGGCGCCACGGCAGGCGTGCATCGCCCGGCGCCGCCCAGTGCCAGCTCCACACCGGCATCTCGATCAACGTCGCGCGGCAGGCGCCGGCGGCCATCGCGGCGGCCAGTCCGCACGCCTCGTGGTCCGGATGGCCGTCCTGGCGCCAGGTGACGAAGACCACGTCGTCCGGCCGCAGCATCTGCCGCAGCAGCGTGTGCAGCTGGTCGAGCGATGCGGCGACCGCGCCGTCGGGCAGCCGGGCGCGCAAGACCTGCGGCGCCGGTTTGCCGGCCGACGCGTTCAATCCCAACGCGCCCAGGGCGGCGTCGGTTTCGCGCGGGCGCAGGCGCGCCAGCTGTTCCGGCGTGATCGTCGTCGAACCCGGATGGCTGCCGGTGCCGTCGGTCACCGCCACCAGCACCGTGGGACTGCCTTGCGCGGCCAGCAGTTGCAGCAGCCCGCCGCAGGCCAGCACCTCGTCATCCGGATGCGGGGCGACGATGACGGCGCGGCGTCCCGGCGGCACCAGGGCGGCGGCGGACACCGGCGGCAAATCCTGTAACCCGCCCCAGGCCTGCCAGCTGGCGTCGGGCGTGCCTTCCCCAGCGATGTGGCGTTCGGCGGCGTGGTTGATCATAGCGCCCATGGCGACTCCTCCGACTCGGACAACATGCGTCCCAGCGCCGCCAGATCGCGCTCGGCATGGCTCTGGCGCAGAAACACCGGCAGGTCGGCCGCAAGCCGGGCGAAGTGCGGGTCGCGGCACAGCGGCGTGGCGCCCAGCGCGCGCGTGGCGTGCTGCAGCACCAGCGTGGCCGCCGCTTCGACGGCCAGGCGCGCGCGCAGCGCCAGCACGCCGGCGTCGGCCTCCGGATCGGCATCGATGGCGGCGGCGGATTCGCGCAGCACCGCCGCCGCGCCGGCCAGCGCGATGTCCGCCATGCCCAGTTGTGCGAGGCGGTGCGGATCGGCCGCCTGGCGCGCGGCGCCGGCGCGCACCGCCGCGAGCAGGGAATCGGCGATGGCTCGCGCCGCCCCGTACCAGCAGGCTGCGATGCCGGCGCCGCCGTGCCAGAATCCCGGACGCCGCACATACGCTCCGGAGACGCCCACCAGCTGCGCCTCGGCGTTGTCGAACACCACGTCGACGCTGGCGCTGCCGGCCATGCCGACCGCGTGCCAGCCGCCGGCCGTCACCGTCACGCCGGGCTGGTCGAGGGCGACGGCGGCCAACCAGGGCAGGCCTTCCTCGTCCCAGCAACTGACCAGCGCGTGGTCCAGCGTCGCGGCGCCCGAACACCACAGCTTGCGGCCAGACAGGCGCACCGCGCCACTTGTGGATCGATGCACCGTGACCCTGCCGTCGGGCGGTTCGGCGCACCAGACACCCCACAACGTTC encodes:
- a CDS encoding class I SAM-dependent methyltransferase; protein product: MTTSLPSDFDPLAHFQQLYQQDADPWKVRQRWYEQRKRDILLASLPRQRYRSAFEPACGNGELTAALAHRAERLLASDLSAEAVVLTRRRMLREDPSDAARVTIRQQHIPQDWPADASFDLIVISEMAYYLDEPALLRLRQCCVDGLADGGTLVMCHWRRPFADRRLNTDSVHTVFDATPGLHRLLRHSEDDFLLDVWSGSADSVAQQEGLA
- a CDS encoding ATP-binding protein — protein: MSFIVGNRIPFLLFVPLVALAAAVLGSGPAAIVLLAGFLYGCSIFLPLGSLYVGSVRDQVSLALFVVVGIFFLYVGKKVRELVDRAVDAELALLNEKLVRGRADDERLRELYRQVQRSEERYRNLFDSMDQGFCVIDMIFDEAGEAVDYRVLEMNPAGIAIYGLGDVVGKTIKEVVPHIGSYWIDTYAQVAVTGQPVRFENQAQSSGRWFEGYASRVGDADSRKVALLFTDVSVRKENEARLRRLAADLSEVDRRKTEFLAVLAHELRNPLAPIRSGLDILKLSGANPQMVERMRDMMDRQVTHMVRLVDDLLDIARINGGKIDLKKERVSLQSIVSAAVEANAPMIENARHRLYVVMPDEEIELLVDPTRMVQVLGNLLNNAAKYTPPGGRIDLSAVQEGGQIVIAVEDNGVGIPEASQPFIFDMFNQVGRNMDLSHGGLGIGLSLVKRLLEMHDGSISVASGGTHSGGTTFTIRLPLSVTVEAGHAVGDQLAAPLRTDMLRILVVDDNADAAQTLASLLEFKGHSIRVANDGIEALEVVEDWIPEVGLIDIGMPNLNGYELAQALRKKPALDGMALIALTGWGAENDRTLSKEAGFVEHLTKPVDFDAIEAVLGRLPKAP
- a CDS encoding PIG-L family deacetylase encodes the protein MGAMINHAAERHIAGEGTPDASWQAWGGLQDLPPVSAAALVPPGRRAVIVAPHPDDEVLACGGLLQLLAAQGSPTVLVAVTDGTGSHPGSTTITPEQLARLRPRETDAALGALGLNASAGKPAPQVLRARLPDGAVAASLDQLHTLLRQMLRPDDVVFVTWRQDGHPDHEACGLAAAMAAGACRATLIEMPVWSWHWAAPGDARLPWRRARRLALGEDELRRKRAAVDCFTSQLHDDPSTGQPAILPPHVLARLLHPYEIYFT
- a CDS encoding glycosyltransferase, with translation MIGVIIPAHNEERELEQCLGAIRVAAGDGALGGEPVHVMVVLDSCSDGSRAIVERHARHRVQDCCVVGGLVVAFRNVGAARAAGAACLLALGARWLAFTDADTRVSPAWLAVQLGLDVDVVCGTIAVDDWSPHLDDAEALRRHFHLGYTDADGHRHIHGANLGVSAAAYLRAGGFEALACGEDVALVAALERCGARFAWSSAPRVVTSARRDPKASGGFGDTLLRYAASARRPAGGFAGFVE
- a CDS encoding AsmA family protein, with the translated sequence MRRSRPLTIVYYFLAALLVLLVALVIFVLTFDWNRARPYINDKVSQTIGREFAIKGDLDVRFRQGDPAEPGWRRYVPRPEISAKDVYVVNPSWTTTGPRLASVGNIVVAMHTLPLLHKEVVITNLELDKLEVAAQRRADGSNTWTFKDNGPSEWEVDIRRLAFREGSLRYLDDGIKLDLRAKATTINPNDADATADDKADEKPADRSAGKTTAQAGDNRTGSPYGLRFELGGTYRGAPVTGGGKTGAVLSLQDEHNTFPIQANAMAGKNKIAIEGTLTDPRSLSGIDLKLSLAGASMADLYPLTGVLLPETPAYATTGRLGGKKEGAVWNWTYRNFTGTVGGSDLHGTLSYSPRKPRPLLTGTLTSNQLRLADLGPSIGAESNADKAARDKKPNQPAGKALPVEQFNTAKWDALDADVKFSGKKLVRTHDIPLENIETQIRMKNKVLTLTPLNFGMAGGNVTSNITLDGGKNPIQAQIKLAARHLKIRQLFPKLQAMQASVGEVNGDAALAGTGNSVSSMLATASGELGATVSEGSVSKFVLEAAGLNIANAVFVKMFGDKQVQLNCVASDFVVEKGQAQTRRFVVDTDEAVVDVTGSIDLANERLNLDVKPKTKGVRIISLRTPLYARGTFSNPDVGVAKGPLALKAGAAVALGIINPLAAVVPLINPGNVEAVDCAAALKQATQVRFGSKPEPAKK
- a CDS encoding glycoside hydrolase family 15 protein, giving the protein MTSTATDTNSAAHTNPNEAAPGKPVTPEASLNCGVIGNCSYNALVDRSGNIVWCCLPRFDGDPVFNALLDNSENGSVWSIELENCVKTEQFYDPNTAVLRTRLMDADNHGIEITDFAPRFTSRDRMFRPLMLIRRIRILNSAVRIRVRLRPRFDWGREAPEITRGSHHIRYVGSDQTLRLNTDASLSHLLSETWFLANSSLNFMLGPDETLNDGIEDVCRRFEKETINYWRNWSRRLALPYEWQDVVIRAAITLKMSLYEDTGAIIAAMTTSIPEAPGSARNWDYRFCWLRDAFFVVRALNSISEVGTMEEYLRWLSNIVASSKGGHIQPLYGIGLEESLPESTLDHLPGYRGHQPVRVGNQAQEHFQHDVYGNVVLGAAQAFLDHRLLNRAGVAEFAHLEAVGEQAFRVHDQPDAGMWELRTRARVHTSSMLMSWAACDRLAKIAHVLELPERAAHWQARAEQIREPLLRDSWSEKRQAFCESLGGEDLDASVLLMAEVNFIDPKDPRFVKTVEALEKSLCDGPYMRRYEAPDDFGKPETAFNICTFWRIDALARIGRKEEAREIFETMLKARNHLGLLSEDTHPDTGEMWGNFPQTYSMVGLINCAMRLSAPWDSVV
- a CDS encoding acyl-CoA dehydrogenase translates to MPSQLSIIAASPSVPPPPRLPAAGSDMPAALRRLLLPERGGAAGAGQLLRRIVDGRLDRLPPPGGGATAQRWRALAEVAGHDLSLLKLYEGHTDALAILAELGAPAAPGTLWGVWCAEPPDGRVTVHRSTSGAVRLSGRKLWCSGAATLDHALVSCWDEEGLPWLAAVALDQPGVTVTAGGWHAVGMAGSASVDVVFDNAEAQLVGVSGAYVRRPGFWHGGAGIAACWYGAARAIADSLLAAVRAGAARQAADPHRLAQLGMADIALAGAAAVLRESAAAIDADPEADAGVLALRARLAVEAAATLVLQHATRALGATPLCRDPHFARLAADLPVFLRQSHAERDLAALGRMLSESEESPWAL